CTGCACGTGGAAGGGTTGGCCGTTCTCGTTCTGTTTCAGGGTGGAACTCTGGAGGTTCATGCCCATCCTCGCGGCCCATTCAGCGGTGGCGTTCGACGCGGCGCCCCACCAGATGCGGTCGCGCAGGCCCGCCGAGTACGGCTCCAGTCGCAGCAGGCCCGGCGGGTTCGGGAACATCGGGCGGGGGTTGGGTTGCGCGAAGCCTTTGCCCTCGAGCACGTCGAGGAACACCTCGGCGTGCCGCCGCGCCATGTCCGCGTCGGTCTCGCCGGGGGCGGGCGCGTACCCGAAGTGCCGCCACCCGTCGATCACCTGCTCCGGCGAGCCCCGGCTGATGCCCAGCTGCAGCCTCCCGCCGGAGATCAGGTCGGCGGAACCGGCGTCCTCGGCCATGTACAGCGGGTTCTCGTAGCGCATGTCGATCACGCCGGTGCCCAGCTCGATGGTTTTCGTTTTCGCGCCCATCGCGGCCAGCAGCGGGAACGGAGAGGCCAGCTGCTGAGCGAAGTGATGGACCCGCACGTACGCGCCGTCCGCGCCCAGTTCCTCGGCGGCGACGGCCAGCTCGATGGTCTGGTGCAGCACGTCCGCCGCCGAGCGCGTGCCGGACTGCGGGGACGGATTCCAGTGCCCGAACGAGAGAAACCCGATCTTCTTCATGGGCACAGGCTAGCGCGAATGGTTGAAAAAGTAAATCAGTTTGGCGGATAAATCTGGGTTTGCCTTCTCACCAGTCGGCTTCCTTCTGCACCCGAGCATTCGGTAATCGCCGCCCCCACACCCACAACCAGATCAGGCACCCCAGGCTGACCAGTGGCCCCGCGAGCAACAGCAGCGCATTGCGCACCTGATCAACCGCAGAAGCCTTCACATCAGCGCACGAGGTGGATCTGAAGGAGGCCTTGTTCAGCCAGAAGCTCTGGCCCTCCGCCGTGACGGGCAGAGCCGCTGCCGTCAGCACTTCCAGCCGACGTCCCGGCACATCAATACGCCCGAACCTCTCCCCTTCCTTGAACTGTAGAAACGTCCGACCCTCAACGCAAGCCAGCCCCGTCACGGTCATGCTCCCGTTCCGAGGCAACCTCTCATCCCCATCCCGGTGCTCAAGTCCGAGCGGTAACTCCCGATCAGAATCGATGCTCGCCAGATAGAAACCTCCGCCCAGAGGCGTCTTGTAGAAATCCAATGCTCCCCCGTCAGCATCGCTGCCTGCCCCACCGGAAAAAAACATAATCAGCGAAAACGCCAGCGCCAGAGTGGACACCACCCCGGCCCCCACCCACGCGCCCGTATACACCGGATTTCGTTTCCGGACATGCGCCGCTGTCGCCAGGGCCACCAGCACCCCAGCACCGATGACCAGCAGGAAGAGTACCGGGAGCAGCACGATGAATCCCATGCACCTACCGTAAAGAGCGATCCGCAGGCTTTCGTCCCCAGGCACGGTAAGAGCTCTTTGGCCGCATCCCATAGAAGAAAGCCGGAGCATGACGCTCCGGCTTCGCTGATTGACCATCAACTAACCGACGGTCAACTG
The DNA window shown above is from Deinococcus sp. LM3 and carries:
- a CDS encoding LLM class flavin-dependent oxidoreductase; this encodes MKKIGFLSFGHWNPSPQSGTRSAADVLHQTIELAVAAEELGADGAYVRVHHFAQQLASPFPLLAAMGAKTKTIELGTGVIDMRYENPLYMAEDAGSADLISGGRLQLGISRGSPEQVIDGWRHFGYAPAPGETDADMARRHAEVFLDVLEGKGFAQPNPRPMFPNPPGLLRLEPYSAGLRDRIWWGAASNATAEWAARMGMNLQSSTLKQNENGQPFHVQQAEQIRAYRNAWKEAGHTREGRVSVSRSIFAIVNDQDRTYFGRQGGQDQFGVIDQYRAVFGRSYADEPDRLIEQLRQDEAIAEADTLLLTIPNQLGVDHNAHLIESILTHVAPGLGWR